The genomic segment TATATCGCTCATAACGAATTCGGATATCTGCACGCTGCTGATCAATAATCATCAGGCCAGACTTGACCGCCGTCATGATATACTTTCCCTTATATTGATAATGTATAGGCGATTTTTCTGAGATAACATTCTCTGCACGCTCCCTACCCTGCTCTTCTTTAAAAAGACTTTCTTCTGTGAACACGGGGGTTGGCGGTATTTCATATAACTGTTGCCAAGCATCTGGTGTTGCAACAGTCTTTCCATGAAACTCAGTGACTGGTGTTGGCTTTGAGGACGACGATGCAAAAGGATTGTACGATGGATTATAGCTAACTTTTGGCATTTCCATTGGTTCGCTGCCAGGATTGAATACGGGAATATCCGGACGTCCCTCTGTATCAAAGTCGATAGTAGGCACATCACAGAACTTTCCAATAGCATCCTTAACTGCTGCTACTAGAATCTGCCAGATGCTCTGTTCATTCTCAAATTTAATTTCGGTCTTTGTAGGATGGATGTTCACATCGATATCTGCAGGGTTCACATCAAAGTAGATAAAATAAGGAACCTGCATTCCCACAGGAACAAGTCGCTCGAAAGCACTGCATACTGCCTTATGAAAATAGGCATGCTTCATAAAACGACCATTCACGAAGAAATAATTATGTGCACCCTTCTTTCGAGCAGACTCTGGTTTACCCACGAAACCTGTTATACGACACAGGGCCGTCTCAACGTCTATCGGTAGCATCTCCTGGACACTCTTCCTGCCAAAGACATCGGTAATACGCTGCTTTAAACTTCCAGACTTCAAATTCATTAGTTCCTGTCCGTTACTATAAAGCGTAAAGCCAATCTCCGGATAGACTAAGACTATCCGTTCGAAAGCAGCCAAAATATTATTTAATTCCGTTGCATTCGTTTTCAAGAACTTCCTACGAGCCGGCACATTAAAGAAAAGGTTATCTACCTTAAAATTACTCCCCACAGGACATGCTGCTGGCTCATGGCCTACAAGTTTAGAGCCCTGCAAAGTCAGGTGAATACCAACATCCTCACCGGCCATACGAGTAATAAGTTCTACTTGTGATACAGCAGCGACAGAAGGCAATGCCTCACCTCGGAAGCCCATTGTATGAAGAGAGAACAAATCATCTGCCTGACGAATCTTCGAAGTGGCATGACGTTCAAAAGCCAAACGAGCATCCGTCTCGGACATTCCACAACCATCATCAATGACCTGGATCGATGTTCGTCCAGCATCCACTACCAGCACCTTGACATTCTGAGCACCTGCATCAACAGCATTCTCTACCAGTTCCTTGATGACAGAAGCCGGACGCTGAATAACCTCACCTGCAGCAATCTGGTTAGCTACCGAATCGGGCAGAAGTTGTATTACATCGCTCATAAGGATTTTCCTTTATCTTTCAATGAAACCTTTCGTTTTTGGGTTTTAAGTTCTGTTCCTGGCTTCTTTGGACGCCATATAAAGATATCATCTTTAGAAGTGGGACGGACATCTTCGAACCAATAAAAACCTTCCAAGAATCGTTTCTGAGGAGGTATCTGTGACATAGGATACATCACACCATCAGACTTGGGGGCCCAAATACTACTCAACTTACGATTCTCCATCAGCATTCGTAATTCACTCGTTTCTAAACTAATGAGCCCTTGGTAAGTACTATCCGACTCGTCGACTGGATAATAAACAACCAAGACATTGTCCACTGCTCGTGCTTCATGTATCTCGCCTTTCTGGAAGAAGGCAAACATATCCTTTGACGAAACCTGATTGAACAGGTCCTTTTCAGACAGTTTCTCCGCAGAGAAAGCCTGATTATGGACATAAGCATGATCCACAACAGAATCTTTCATAAAGACCTGAATCACCTCACCCAACAGTTGTTGATTAAGATTCCATACGATAGGATCACGATACATCGTCAAACAAGAATCTTTCGACACATACACCATTGAGTCGCACACCGCTTGCACATCTGCACGATATGCGCGCACCTTATTATATGCATGCATCTCTCTGTAAACAGAATCGGTATTTATATTAAATGTATATACCTTGAATGTATCTGCATGAATATATAAAGTATCACGTTGCGAGAAATCCATTGCCACCGCACTATCAGTAGACATTGCATAGCCATTGACATCATCATAATAGCCATAGTTACACAACAGACCATTATGGTTAACTGAGTCTTCATAGACTACATTCACGAACGCCTCACTGACACCGGTTTTTCCATCATACCAAATACTATCACCAACCAGCGTACGACCTTCATTCTGCAATCTCGAACGTTTTAACAATTGAGCCTGTTCCTTATCAGTATTATAATAACCTAACTCAGAATAAATATGACTCGTTCCTGAATAGATATTTGACGGGCCAAGGATATTAGCAATCTTTGAACGCGTATTATATGCCAAAGTATCAGTGAGAAGCGTAGAGTTCTTATCAACCATCTTCACGTTTTCCGTAAAGAATGCATCTTTGGTGTCTGTATGATACTCACCATGAACAGATGTCAGTGTTGTGGTTTTATCGACCAACTTTCCTCCCTCATTATAATATCCCATATTATCAATACGGTCAAAATAAAGAGTATCCGTATAGAGAGTCGTAGCACGATTACGCAGCACTACCTGTCTGTCAGAACTAAAAATCTTTGCCTCCATTGACTTGTTATTACCGTCGTAATAACCATAATCACTGGTCAGCGACAACGTATCGCCCTGTATCATACGTACATGCCCCCATGCCTCAAACGAGTTACTAGCCTCGAAGAAGTTTGCACTATCACAATAAAGATGAGCGCCATCGTGCTCAAATTCCACTTTTCCTCGGAGAACCTGAGCATCATTATTTTGCCAGCGATCATACCACAGCTCATCTGCATGCACCAGATAAACACGTTTTTCACTCGCGGTCTTGTTAGGACGCGAAGGGAGCGTGACACCATACACTAATACGCATAGCGCACATAGAAGCACCATAACGATGCTTCTATGAGTATTTTTATTATCGGTTCCAACCTTCATATTCGAAGTGGCAGTTCTTATAGTCATCATTCAGACGCACATAAGTGCTTTTGATTTTCTGAACCACCCAGTCATGCAATTTTTCTTCTTGTCGTTTATTCAATACAACTTCCTTCATCACTTGGAAGTCTTCTGTAATCGTTGCTTTGTGACCTTCTATTCTGTTTTTCAACTTTGCAATGACACACACCGTTTTATCACGGTTATTAATCATCGTAAAGGCCTTTGAAACCTGTCCCACTTGCAGGGTATCCACAACCCTTGCAATCTCTGGCGGCAAGTCTTGCAATTGGAATCGCGAAGACAAGGTCTGACCATACTGCGATTTCTTAGCCATCAGTCCTTTGTTGGCACGCGTATCCTTATCATCCGAAATAACGGTTGCACCATCCTCGAAAGTGAAGACGTTATTACGTATATCGTCACCTATTGAATCCAAACGTGCTAGAGCGGCATTCACAGTCGAATCAGCGACTAAGGGCTTACGCAGGATATGACGTACTTTCACTTTGTCGCCACGCTTTTCTACCAACTGTATAATATGCATTCCAAATTCAGACTCAACAATCTTTGAGATTTTCTTTGGATCAGTTAGGTTAAATGCTGCAGCAGCAAAAGCCGGGTCCAGTTCAGCACGTCCCATAAAAGGCAGTTCACCACCCATACGTCTTGATCCAGGATCCTCAGAATACAAGCGTGCTAATGTCTGGAAAGAAGTCTCGCCACGATTTACTCGGTCGGTATAATCACGCAATTCGTCCTTTACACGGTTAATCTCTTCTGTAGAGATGCGTGGTGTCATTGTAAGAATCTGCACCTCCACCTCAGTAGGCACGTATGGAATACTATCCTGAGGGAGATTACGGAAATAGCGACGGACCTCAGCAGGTGTCACAGTGATATCCTTCACCAAGCGCTCCTTCATACGACGAATCAATAACTGATCACGGTATTCATCGTGCATAGACTCGCGTATCTGACTAAGAGTCTGTTTCTTGTACTCTTCCAATTTCTCGCGAGAGCCAATTTGCTGAATCCACTCTTCGATACGTTGTTCAATACCAGAGGAAATCTCACTTTCCTTGACTTCAATACTATCGATAGCAGCCTGATGCAAGAACAACTTCTGAACAGCTAACTGTTCTGGGATGGCACAATCAGGATCTCCATTCCATCGAATGCCTTCCATAGCAGACATCATTCGGTTGGCTTCCACCTCACTTCTCAGAATAGGTTCGTCGCCAACAACCCAGATGACCTCATCGACCACCGATCCCGACTTATCATCCTGCTGTGCACAGACTGGCAACAGGCTCAGAAGTCCAGCTATAACAACAATATATTTCTTCATTAATGCTTATTGACAGTTTTCAACACCTCATCATTGACTTTAACAGCATATTTACGGCGCAAGTCTGCCACCCACTCTTTTTCCAGAGCCTCCTGATAGTCGGCCACCACCAGACCACGTACATCATTGTAGTCTTCAGGTCCCTTCTTCAAAAGTTTGCCATAAACAGCATCAATAGGATAATCCTTCAAATGCGTCACCGTTGTATCCTTCTTAAAGACAAGACTATCAACCAAGGCATTGTCTCCCTTCTTAAAGATACCTTTCTCCACACGAATGCGAATTACAGAGTCGGCATTAAAGGTTGTACGCAAAGTCTCTGCCCATTTATCGAACGCCAGTTTCTTTACGCAGTCACGTACAGCTTTCACATCGCCCTGTGTCTTTACGTGATATGCCATACCTTTATAGCGAGGCGTATCCCATGCATAATTCTTTTTGTGCTTCTTAAAGAAATTAGCTAATCCAGCCTCATCCTTAGCAGCCTTGTCCCATACCAACTGGTTACTTATCTCATAGAGCAGCAATCCATCGTGATACTCTTTAATCAGATATTTCATATCCGAATCTTGAGCAGACAATTCTGCAGCCTTCCTTTCCATCAGTTCAGCCTCAGTCACCTGGCCATTACCATCCTTCACCATCTGCTTTACCTTTTGAGAAGCTATCTGATCGCGCACATTACGCTGATCCATATAGCGAACGATTGCATCATGATGATATTCGAACGGCTCCAACATCTTGCGCTCCTTCATCAGAATAACGTGATATCCATAGGGTGACTGCACAACACCAGACATCTCACCTGGTTGAAGGGCATAAGCAGCATTCTCAAACTCCTTTACCAGTTGTCCGCGCTGAACGAAAGGAAGCAGACCTCCCTGGCGAGCAGAGCCCGGATCCTGAGATACGCGTTTTGCCAGTTCCTCAAAATCAGCACCATTCTTCAGAGCCTGATAAATGGAGTCGATACGAACCTTAGCCGCATCCCACTCCGACTGAGGTGCCTGCTGTTGAGCTCTTATCAAGATATGAGCCACACGAATCAAACCATCTGGTCCGATTTGCTCTACCGTTTGGTTATAGATTTTATGTGCCTCAGCTTCCATATCAGCATCCGTTACGAACGCTGGACGAACCTGCTGATCACGATACTGGGCGAACTCCGTTTTAAATGATGTCAGTGTATCGTATTTAGCATCAAGGGCAGCAGCCACCTTCAACTTGTAATTAATAAAGAGGTCTACATACTCCTCAACACTTTTCTTATCAATGACACCTTCCGAGTTATTCTTATTAAAAGAATATTCAAACTCCGAACGAGTGACAGGGTCACCATTAACCACCATCACAATAGGATCGTCCGTCTGTGCACTCATAGTTCCGCACACAGTCAGAGCAGCAAAAAGAATTTTCAGTTTCATATTATTTTTAGTCGTTTGGTCTTGAATAGTTGGGAGCCTCACTCGTAATAGTGATATCATGAGGATGACTCTCCATCACACCTGCATTGGTGATGCGGGTAAATTTAGCATCATGCAGGCGATCAATGCTAGCTGCGCCACAATAGCCCATACCAGAACGCAGACCACCAGTCAACTGGTAGATAACCTCCTGAACAGTGCCCTTGTAAGGTACACGACCAGCAATACCCTCGGGAACCAGTTTCTTCACGTCTTTCGTGTCAGCCTGGAAGTAGCGATCCTTTGAACCATGCTCCATAGCCTCCAACGAGCCCATACCACGATAGCTCTTAAACTTACGTCCATTATAGATAATAGTATCGCCAGGACTTTCCTCTGTACCAGCCACCAAGGAGCCAATCATAACTGACGATCCACCAGCAGCCAACGCCTTCACGATGTCACCAGAGTAGCGCAGACCACCATCAGCAATCAAAGGAACACCTGTACCCTTCAAGGCAGAATACACATCATATACGGCACTCAACTGAGGAACACCTACACCAGCCACTACACGAGTAGTACAAATAGAGCCCGGGCCAATACCAACCTTCACGGCATCTGCGCCATTCTCCACTAACATACGTGCAGCAGCACCTGTAGCAATATTACCTACAACGATATCAATATTCTTAAAGGCATTCTTTGCTTCCTTCAACTTATCAATAACACCCTTTGAATGGCCATGAGCCGTATCAATAACAATAGCATCGGCACCAGCATTCACTAGCGCTTGCATACGATCGAGAGTATCAACAGTAACGCCAACACCTGCGGCTACACGCAGACGTCCCTTCTCATCCTTACAAGCCATGGGCTTATCCTTAGCCTTGGTGATATCCTTATATGTTATCAATCCTACCAGGTGGTTATCCTTATCCACCACGGGCAGTTTCTCAATCTTGTTCTCCTGCAGAATCTGTGCAGCAGCAGCCAAGTCAGTCTGCTGATGAGTAGTTACCAAGTTCTCTTTTGACATAACCTCATCAACAGGACGATCCAAGCGGCGTTCAAAACGCAAATCACGGTTTGTAACGATACCAACCAAATGGTTTTCATCGTCGACAACAGGAATACCACCAATATGATACTCAGACATAATTTCCAGAGCCTGAGCTACTGTAGAACCACGACGGATGGTCACAGGATCATAGATCATACCGTTCTCTGCACGCTTAACAATGGCCACCTCACGCGCCTGATTCTCGATAGACATATTCTTATGAATCACGCCAATACCACCTTCACGAGCGATAGCTATAGCCATCTGGCTCTCGGTTACGGTGTCCATAGCAGCCGTTACAAACGGAACATTCAACACGATGTTACGTGAGAAGCGTGTCTGCAACTCAACAGTCTTGGGCAGTACTTCAGAATAAGCGGGAATCAACAGGACGTCGTCAAAAGTCAGGCCGTCCATCACAATTTTATCTGCAATAAATGATGACATAATATGGTACCTTTAAATTTTATTGCGTGCAAAGATACTCATTTTTATCAAGATATAAAAATTAAGAATTAAGAAATTTGCTCATGACAAGCATTTTTCTTAATTCTTAACTCTTAATTCTAACTTGTTAACTGTTAGTTTGCCATATCCGAGATAAACTTGATGCGAACCAAGCGGATTTCGTTTTCAGAAAAGTCGGGACCGAACTCCTCAAACGCAGCAGCCAAGTCATCTTGTTCCTGTTCAGAGAAATAATCAAGGATATCATTAATATCCTCCGGGTCCATAATCTCATCAAGGAAGTAATCGATATTAATCTTATTACCGCTATAAAGTACGATTCCTTCCAACTCGTCCAAGAGTTCCTCGAATTCAATACCTAATGCATTGGCAATATCATCCAAGGCAATGCGACGGTCAATATTTTGCAGAATCTTCAGTTTGCGCATAGAATCCTTTGGTTTAGTACGGACGCGCAAGTCTGACTGACGTTCAATATCGTTTTCTTCGCAGTATCTCTTAATCAAATCTACGAAATCCTTGGCATAAGGTTGACGCGTTTTACCATCACCCACACCCTGAATACCTTTCAATTCCTCAAGTGTAATAGGATAATCGGTGGCCATCTGTTCGATTGACACATCCTGAAAGATAACATAAGGTGGACGTTCCAGTTTATTCGACCATTTCTTACGCAAGTCATGTAACATTGCGGAAAGAGTGGGATCTAATGCACCTGCACCATTCTCTTGCCCTGCAGGTTCTTCATCCTCACCAAACTCATGATCCTCAACGACCATAAACGTTGTTGGGTTTTTAATGAATCTTTTTCCAGAACTGGTCACTTTCAACAAACCATAGTTCTCCACTTCTTTTCTTAGATAACCCGCTATAAGAGCTTGTCTGATCACAGGATTCCAGATTTTAGGATCTTCATCCTCACCAGATCCGAACTCATCGAGATCTTGATGCTTATGAGCCACAATCTCATTTGTATCGCGACCAGTGATAAAATCAATTACATAATCACTTCGAAAGTTCTCTTTGATAGCAAGAATAGCTTTTAAGGCAATCACCAATTGGTTTTGTGCATCAAGTTTCGTTCCTGGGTGCAGACAGTTATCGCAGTTCTCGCAGTTATCCTTATCATACTGCTCTCCAAAATAGTGTAACAGCATCTTTCTGCGGCATACAGACGTTTCCGCATAGGCAGCCGTCTCCTGCAGCAACTGACGACCAATATCCTGTTCAGCCACGGGTTTCCCCTCCATAAACTTTTCCAGTTTCTGCAGATCTTTATAACTATAGAAAGCCAGGCAGATGCCCTCACCACCATCACGACCAGCACGTCCCGTTTCTTGATAATAGCCCTCCAAAGACTTTGGTATATCGTAGTGAATAACAAAACGAACATCAGGTTTATCAATACCCATACCAAAGGCGATAGTAGCCACAATCACGTCAATACGTTCCATCAAGAAATCGTCTTGCGTCTGAGAGCGTGTTGCCGAATCCAAACCAGCATGATAAGCAGCAGCTTTGATATCATTAGCACGAAGTACATCAGCCAAGTCCTCGACCTTCTTACGCGAGAGACAATAGATAATTCCGCTCTTGCCAGAATGCTGTTTAATGAAGCGCACGATGTCCTTATCAATATCCTTTGTTTTCTGTCGTACTTCATAATACAGGTTCGGACGATTAAACGAACTCTTAAACTCCGTAGCATCTACAATACCCAGATTTTTCTTAATGTCCGTGCGTACCTTATCAGTAGCCGTTGCTGTCAAAGCAATAATCGGAGCTTTACCTATATCGTTAATAATCGGACGAATGCGACGATATTCTGGACGGAAGTCATGTCCCCACTCCGATATACAGTGTGCCTCATCTACTGCATAGAACGAGATCTTTACCGTTTTCAGGAACTCAACATTATCTTCCTTCGTTAATGATTCAGGTGCCACATAGAGTAACTTCGTTCTACCCTCACGAATATCCGTCTTCACCTGATCTATAGCCGCTTTGTTGAGCGATGAGTTCAGAAAATGTGCCGTTCCCTCATGCTCACTCAGATGCGTAATAAAGTCTACCTGATTTTTCATCAATGCGATGAGTGGCGAGATAACAATGGCCACACCATCCATGAGCAGAGAAGGCAACTGATAGCACAGTGACTTACCACCGCCTGTAGGCATTAGCACAAAAGTGTCATGTCCATCCAACACATTGCGAATGATTGCCTCTTGATCGCCTTTGAACATATCAAAACCAAAATAGCGACGGAGGGCTTCATTCAGATTATCTTTTTCTTTTGTCATAGGCTTCTTCTACATGTCTTATTTGCCTAAAGCCACACTTTTTTCAAGTTGTTCCTTTGCATAATCAACAGTCACCTCGAATGTCTTCAGTTTTTTCGATGGAACCTCGAACATTGCATCCATCATGATAGCCTCCACAATAGATCGAAGTCCACGGGCACCCAATTTATATTCGACTGCCTTATCCACAATATAAGAAAGTGCCTCTGGAGCGAATGACAGTTTTACGCCGTCCATTTCAAACAATTTCATATATTGCTTAACGATAGAATTCTTTGGTTCCGTCAAGATCTTCTCTAACGCTGCCCGATCCAGAGGATTTAGGTAGGTCAGCACAGGCAGACGGCCGATAATTTCTGGAATCAATCCAAAAGCCTTCAAATCTTGTGGTTGCACATATTTAATAAGGTCATCCTTATCTATTTTGCGTACGTTTTGAACAGAATTATATCCCACTGTATGTGTATTCAAACGCTGAGCAATCTTACGCTCTATACCATCGAAGGCACCACCACAAACAAACAAGATATTTCGCGTATCAACGTGAATATAATCCTGGTCAGGATGCTTTCGTCCACCCTTGGGCGGCACGTTTACTATCGTCCCCTCAAGTAGTTTCAGAAGTCCTTGCTGAACACCTTCACCACTCACATCACGAGTAATACTGGGGTTATCGCTCTTACGGGCAATTTTATCAATCTCGTCAATGAATACAATACCACGCTCAGCCGCCTTCACATCGAAGTCTGCCACTTGCAGCAGTCGACTCAAGATGCTCTCAACATCCTCACCCACGTAACCAGCTTCGGTCAGAACCGTTGCATCCACAATGGTAAAGGGTACGTCCAATTGTTTGGCAATGGTGCGAGCTAACAAAGTCTTACCAGTACCTGTTGAACCCACCATTATAATATTAGACTTCTCAATCTCTACACCATCTTTCTCGTCTACAGGCTGCTGCAAACGCTTATAATGGTTATACACCGCAACAGAAAGAAAGCGCTTGGCCTCATCCTGTCCGATGACATACTGATCCAAATATTCCTTAATCTCGCGGGGCTTAGGCACATTGCTCTTAGGTTCAAACTTTCCTTTCTTTCCCTGAGAAGCAGCACTATCTAATCCCGACTCCTTAACAATTTGAAATGCCTGCTTGGCACAATCCTCACAGATATAGCCATTAAGACCCGTAATGAGCAGTCTTACCTGACGCTCACTACGTCCGCAGAAATTACATTCTTTCTTCATTTCTTAGTCAGCACCTGATCAATCATACCATAAGCCTTCGCTTCCTCAGCCGTCATCCAATAGTTGCGGTCGGAATCGCTCCACACCTTATCATAATCCGTGTGCGAGTGCTCAGCAATAATGGTATAGAGTTCTTTCTTCAGTTTCTGAATCTCGCGAGCCTCGATCTCAATATCCGAAGCCTGTCCCTGCACGCCACCCAGAGGCTGATGAATCATTACCCGGCTGTGAGTCAGAGCAGAACGTTTACCCTCCTGGCCGGCTACCAGTAGCACTGCAGCCATAGAAGCTGCCATACCAGTGCAGATAGTAGCCACATCGCTACTGATAAACTGCATTGTATCATAGATTCCCAGTCCGGCATAGACGCTACCACCAGGAGAATTGATATAAAGATTAATATCCTTACCAGGATCGGTTGCATCCAGATAGAGCAACTGGGCCTGCAAAACATTAGCTGTATAGTCGTTGACCTCTGTACCGAGAAAAATCACGCGGTCCATCATCAATCGTGAGAAAACATCCATCTGCGTTACATTCAGCTGGCGCTCTTCCAAAATATACGGATTCATATACTGTGCCTGAGCTGCCATCACATCATCCAGCACCTGACCGTTAACGCCCAAATGCCGAGTTGCATACTTTCTAAAATCGTTCATCGTTTTCTTCGTTTTTTCAAATTCTAAATACAAAATTACAAAAAAAAGTCGAGATGAATATCATCCCGACTCTTTTTTTTTGGTTAAAGAATTATAATATGGGGCCTTTACGCCTCCTGCATCATCTTATTAAATTCATCCAGAGTAACCTCCTTCTCATTCAGCTTAACAATACCCTTCAGGGCTGCAGTAAGCTTCACATCAACAGCGCGATCAACAAGGTTATCTACGTTCTCACGCTTCTTCATCTGCTCAGCTGCATAGTTCTCCAAGATATCATCAGGAACATTAGTCATGCCATACTGAGCGAACTGAGCACGGATAGCATCCTTAGCCACAGCCTTCAAATCAGCCTCCTCGACCTTAATTTCAGCAGCAGCAACCAACTGTTCCTTGATAAGGTGCCACTTCAGTTCGTCGATAGAAGCCTTGAAGTTCTTTTCAACAAACTCCTCACCTTTATCCTTATTATTATTCAGCATTACACGCTTCAGAAGAGCCTCGGGGAACTGAAGCTCACCAACTTTCTTTTCGACATGTTTACGAACATCCTGCAGGAACTTATAATCGCTGTTGGCAGCCAACTGAACCTTAGCGTTATCAGCAATGCGCTGACGGAAGTCTGCCTCATCCTTAACGCCCTCGCCAAACACCTTCTCGAAGAGCTTAGCATCAACAGCCGCGGGCTGGTAATGACGAATCTCGGTCACCTGGAAGCTAAAATCGCTCTCCAAGTCCTTCACCTGCTCCTTATCTACCTTAAGCAGGGCAGCCACCTCAGCATCATTATCGGGATAAGCCTTTTTGGGGTTGAAGGTAATGATGTCGCCAGGCTTGCAGCCTTCGAACTTCTTCTTCTCATCCTCACCCTTAATATATGAAGGCATGATCATGCCACCCTCGGTGGTAACACCACCTTCCAGTGTATTACCATTGGCATCAAGCTGACGCAAGTCGCCCTTCAAGGTATCGTTACCGCTCCACTCCTGAGCCTCAACGAACTCACCTGCCTGCGAAGCATACATCTGCACCTGATCGTCAATCAGCTTATCGTCAACCTTGATGGTGTAATAATCAATCTTATCTTTTCCATTCAAAGTAGCCTTAAACTCGGGAGCTACAGCAATATCGAATACGAATTCGAAGGGACCATCGCCCTGCAAATCCTGAGGCTGCTGCTTCTTCTCGTTGGGCATAGGCTCGCCCAACATCTGAATCTTGTTCTCACGAACATAGTCGTAGAGTTTTTCACCAAGAATGCGGTTTACCTCGTCAACCTTCACGGCTGTGCCATACTGCTTCTTAATCAGACCCATAGGTACCATTCCAGGACGGAAACCAGGCACCTGAGCCTTCTTGCGATACTCCTTCAACTTCTTGTCAACTGCTTCCTGATAGTCGGCCTGCTCAATGGTAATAGTCATCAAACCATTAATCTTATCGGCACTTTCAAATTTGATATTCATCTCTTTTTATACCTTATTTATATTATTATTTTCGATTTGGGGTGCAAAATTACACATTATTGACGTAAAATCAGCATGTTTACGTTTTTTTAACTACTCAAATCGTCTCTTCTTCATCATCAAATGCCGGCCTTATTGCGCTCTTCCTCCAGTTTCTGGAAATCTTTCTGACGCAACACAAACGAGTCGGTAAGGTAGTTCTTGCGCACAATCTGGTTGGCAGCCAACTCCTCAGGCGTACCATGAAACAGAATGCGGCCCTCAAACAGCAGATAGGCACGGTCCGTGATACAAAGGGTATCCTCCACATTGTGGTCTGTAATCAGGATACCGATGTTGCGGTCCTTCAACTTCCACACGATAAACTGGATATCCTCTACGGCGATGGGGTCCACACCTGCGAATGGCTCGTCGAGCATAATGAACTTAGGTTCGATGGCCAGACAACGGGCAATCTCGCAGCGACGACGCTCGCCACCAGACAACTGGTCGCCCTTGTTCTTGCGCACCTTCTGCAGTCGGAACTCCTTGATCAGGCTCTCCAACTTCTC from the Prevotella sp. E15-22 genome contains:
- the mutL gene encoding DNA mismatch repair endonuclease MutL produces the protein MSDVIQLLPDSVANQIAAGEVIQRPASVIKELVENAVDAGAQNVKVLVVDAGRTSIQVIDDGCGMSETDARLAFERHATSKIRQADDLFSLHTMGFRGEALPSVAAVSQVELITRMAGEDVGIHLTLQGSKLVGHEPAACPVGSNFKVDNLFFNVPARRKFLKTNATELNNILAAFERIVLVYPEIGFTLYSNGQELMNLKSGSLKQRITDVFGRKSVQEMLPIDVETALCRITGFVGKPESARKKGAHNYFFVNGRFMKHAYFHKAVCSAFERLVPVGMQVPYFIYFDVNPADIDVNIHPTKTEIKFENEQSIWQILVAAVKDAIGKFCDVPTIDFDTEGRPDIPVFNPGSEPMEMPKVSYNPSYNPFASSSSKPTPVTEFHGKTVATPDAWQQLYEIPPTPVFTEESLFKEEQGRERAENVISEKSPIHYQYKGKYIMTAVKSGLMIIDQQRADIRIRYERYMATVGQRTANSQRVLFPEVIEFSPSDSVAVQKFLPELTNMGFDINHLGGGSFVINGIPSGLEGLDPVYLVRNIVADVLENGVSDVESIHASLAVGLARHAAIPYGQVLSNDEMERIVNELFSCSNVNYTPDGRTILTILPQKDIEQLFG
- a CDS encoding peptidylprolyl isomerase codes for the protein MKLKILFAALTVCGTMSAQTDDPIVMVVNGDPVTRSEFEYSFNKNNSEGVIDKKSVEEYVDLFINYKLKVAAALDAKYDTLTSFKTEFAQYRDQQVRPAFVTDADMEAEAHKIYNQTVEQIGPDGLIRVAHILIRAQQQAPQSEWDAAKVRIDSIYQALKNGADFEELAKRVSQDPGSARQGGLLPFVQRGQLVKEFENAAYALQPGEMSGVVQSPYGYHVILMKERKMLEPFEYHHDAIVRYMDQRNVRDQIASQKVKQMVKDGNGQVTEAELMERKAAELSAQDSDMKYLIKEYHDGLLLYEISNQLVWDKAAKDEAGLANFFKKHKKNYAWDTPRYKGMAYHVKTQGDVKAVRDCVKKLAFDKWAETLRTTFNADSVIRIRVEKGIFKKGDNALVDSLVFKKDTTVTHLKDYPIDAVYGKLLKKGPEDYNDVRGLVVADYQEALEKEWVADLRRKYAVKVNDEVLKTVNKH
- a CDS encoding OstA-like protein, which codes for MMTIRTATSNMKVGTDNKNTHRSIVMVLLCALCVLVYGVTLPSRPNKTASEKRVYLVHADELWYDRWQNNDAQVLRGKVEFEHDGAHLYCDSANFFEASNSFEAWGHVRMIQGDTLSLTSDYGYYDGNNKSMEAKIFSSDRQVVLRNRATTLYTDTLYFDRIDNMGYYNEGGKLVDKTTTLTSVHGEYHTDTKDAFFTENVKMVDKNSTLLTDTLAYNTRSKIANILGPSNIYSGTSHIYSELGYYNTDKEQAQLLKRSRLQNEGRTLVGDSIWYDGKTGVSEAFVNVVYEDSVNHNGLLCNYGYYDDVNGYAMSTDSAVAMDFSQRDTLYIHADTFKVYTFNINTDSVYREMHAYNKVRAYRADVQAVCDSMVYVSKDSCLTMYRDPIVWNLNQQLLGEVIQVFMKDSVVDHAYVHNQAFSAEKLSEKDLFNQVSSKDMFAFFQKGEIHEARAVDNVLVVYYPVDESDSTYQGLISLETSELRMLMENRKLSSIWAPKSDGVMYPMSQIPPQKRFLEGFYWFEDVRPTSKDDIFIWRPKKPGTELKTQKRKVSLKDKGKSL
- a CDS encoding peptidylprolyl isomerase; this translates as MKKYIVVIAGLLSLLPVCAQQDDKSGSVVDEVIWVVGDEPILRSEVEANRMMSAMEGIRWNGDPDCAIPEQLAVQKLFLHQAAIDSIEVKESEISSGIEQRIEEWIQQIGSREKLEEYKKQTLSQIRESMHDEYRDQLLIRRMKERLVKDITVTPAEVRRYFRNLPQDSIPYVPTEVEVQILTMTPRISTEEINRVKDELRDYTDRVNRGETSFQTLARLYSEDPGSRRMGGELPFMGRAELDPAFAAAAFNLTDPKKISKIVESEFGMHIIQLVEKRGDKVKVRHILRKPLVADSTVNAALARLDSIGDDIRNNVFTFEDGATVISDDKDTRANKGLMAKKSQYGQTLSSRFQLQDLPPEIARVVDTLQVGQVSKAFTMINNRDKTVCVIAKLKNRIEGHKATITEDFQVMKEVVLNKRQEEKLHDWVVQKIKSTYVRLNDDYKNCHFEYEGWNR